From a single Planctellipticum variicoloris genomic region:
- a CDS encoding PQQ-binding-like beta-propeller repeat protein, which yields MLDGILYGLFFAIASATPGEHWPGFRGDGTSTTAARQLPLTWSDTEHVAWTAEIPGYGQSSPVVWGDQIFVTSAKGEEKEMIVVSAFSLADGQQVWSREFPATQKVKVSDYVSRGAPTPVVDADRVYAFFESGDLLALTHAGEPVWQRSLVKEYGEFQGNHGIGSSLTAAGNSVIVLIDHAGPSYLLAADKASGDNRWKVDRKSRTSWSTPAIRTVGDSTEIVVSSNGAVEGYRAETGERVWRVEGVDGNTTNSPTCIGDVVLVGSSKANQNLAVQPGGQGDVSATAVQWRSEDVTSSFASPLLARGTAWFVSKAGVLYAVDPRSGKTLWNERLPDSCWASPLAVEDRVYFFTKGGQTVVYRAGPEKERLAENTLTLEGRIYGVAAVHGALIVRSGSKLWRLGGSGVPQ from the coding sequence ATGCTCGACGGCATTCTGTATGGACTGTTTTTCGCAATCGCGTCCGCCACCCCGGGCGAACACTGGCCAGGTTTTCGTGGCGACGGGACAAGCACGACAGCAGCCCGTCAACTCCCGCTGACCTGGAGCGATACCGAGCACGTCGCCTGGACCGCCGAAATTCCGGGCTATGGTCAATCAAGCCCCGTCGTCTGGGGAGATCAGATCTTCGTCACCTCCGCAAAGGGAGAGGAAAAGGAAATGATCGTCGTCTCGGCTTTTTCACTCGCCGACGGCCAGCAGGTCTGGTCCCGCGAGTTTCCGGCGACGCAGAAGGTCAAAGTCAGCGACTATGTCAGCCGGGGCGCCCCCACGCCGGTCGTCGATGCCGACCGGGTTTACGCGTTCTTTGAAAGCGGCGACCTGCTGGCGCTGACACATGCCGGCGAGCCGGTCTGGCAGCGGTCGCTGGTCAAAGAATACGGCGAGTTCCAGGGAAACCACGGCATCGGGTCTTCGTTGACGGCCGCGGGCAACAGCGTGATTGTGCTGATCGACCATGCGGGCCCGTCGTATCTCCTCGCCGCCGACAAGGCCAGCGGAGACAACCGCTGGAAAGTCGACCGCAAATCCCGGACGTCGTGGTCCACGCCGGCCATCCGCACGGTCGGCGACTCGACCGAGATCGTCGTCAGTTCGAACGGGGCCGTCGAGGGGTATCGGGCGGAGACCGGTGAGCGGGTCTGGCGGGTCGAGGGCGTCGACGGCAACACGACGAATTCGCCGACCTGTATCGGCGATGTCGTCCTCGTCGGCTCCAGCAAGGCGAACCAGAATCTTGCCGTGCAGCCGGGGGGCCAGGGGGATGTTTCTGCGACGGCAGTCCAGTGGCGATCCGAGGACGTCACATCCTCATTTGCATCGCCGCTGCTGGCGAGGGGAACGGCGTGGTTCGTGAGCAAGGCGGGCGTTCTCTACGCGGTGGATCCCCGAAGTGGAAAGACGCTCTGGAACGAGCGGCTCCCCGACTCCTGCTGGGCCTCGCCGCTGGCGGTTGAGGATCGCGTCTACTTCTTCACCAAGGGAGGCCAGACCGTCGTTTATCGCGCTGGCCCGGAAAAGGAACGACTGGCGGAGAACACATTGACGCTCGAAGGCCGGATCTATGGCGTCGCCGCCGTCCACGGAGCGTTGATCGTTCGATCCGGGAGCAAGCTGTGGCGGCTCGGCGGCAGCGGCGTTCCGCAATAG
- a CDS encoding DUF3386 family protein, whose amino-acid sequence MMFHSSRQSLMTAVGYWLSAGGFVAMALWLTQAVAAEPTAAQLMQAGHDGRVAWHAFPGFEAKLTAATNGRSVSGHVTVAADGKLKLDLSNSEGFEWITRTLDSLVGHRLADSDANLNVEFADDDATHPMGRLIRSKDPAEKSQWRVRGDVMTEVHRFTEKTHFVISVSDVLRTPDGKHLPQDFAVTTWDKATGDLISSRQVHTEWKFVDGVAVPSLWWAAINTGRETRSTQRLELSEPRLLARTATTAVSR is encoded by the coding sequence ATGATGTTTCATTCCTCCCGTCAATCACTCATGACTGCGGTTGGCTACTGGCTCTCCGCCGGCGGCTTCGTGGCAATGGCCCTCTGGCTTACGCAGGCGGTCGCCGCCGAGCCGACCGCAGCTCAGCTCATGCAGGCTGGTCACGACGGGCGGGTCGCCTGGCACGCATTCCCCGGCTTTGAAGCAAAGCTGACGGCGGCAACGAACGGGCGGAGCGTATCGGGGCATGTCACAGTCGCCGCCGATGGCAAGTTGAAGCTCGACCTGTCGAATTCCGAGGGCTTCGAGTGGATCACACGGACGCTCGACTCGCTGGTCGGCCATCGACTGGCTGACAGTGACGCTAACCTTAACGTCGAATTTGCGGATGACGACGCGACGCACCCGATGGGGCGTCTCATCCGCTCCAAGGATCCGGCCGAGAAAAGCCAGTGGCGCGTCCGGGGCGACGTCATGACGGAAGTCCATCGTTTCACCGAGAAGACGCACTTCGTCATCAGCGTTTCCGACGTCCTGCGGACCCCGGACGGAAAGCACCTGCCGCAGGACTTTGCGGTGACGACGTGGGACAAAGCGACGGGAGACCTGATCAGCAGCCGGCAGGTTCACACCGAATGGAAATTCGTCGACGGCGTCGCAGTTCCAAGCCTGTGGTGGGCCGCCATCAACACCGGCAGGGAGACGCGGTCGACACAACGGCTGGAACTGTCCGAACCGCGTCTGCTGGCCCGAACGGCCACGACCGCAGTCAGCCGGTGA
- a CDS encoding cation:proton antiporter, which translates to MSESGSIRRPSIAVLPVYLLLLIAAVGIFWGICRFHEELSVPAANAKAAAVFESSRHVNVVVHVMTTLTAVIGLGNLLAWLFRRIGQPAVIGEVIAGILLGPSVLGAISPEAMHWFIPGPETDPQGLVVAALNVVAQLGIVLYMFVVGLELNLEKVGRNAHIAVAISHASIVLPFVLGGVLALWLYPVLSSSDVPFTSFALFLAVAMSITAFPVLARILTDRGLDKSDLGVIALSCAAADDVTAWWLLAFVVGVAQARVGDAVTIAAATVLFLGVMIGVVQPLIRNWIAWTTHCKSELRAGPLVLIGLLMASLTTEIIGIHAVFGAFLFGSMIPHDSALAKSLTNQLRMVVTVLFLPAFFAITGMNTQIGLIVGTDRWLMCAAIILVATIGKLGGTLVASRAVGLDWRTSAALGILMNTRGLMELIVLNVGLSLKIISPELFAMMVLMALATTLATAPILSRLSPAERPSRS; encoded by the coding sequence ATGAGTGAATCCGGCTCGATCCGCCGACCCTCGATCGCCGTATTGCCGGTTTATCTGCTGTTGCTGATTGCCGCCGTCGGGATTTTCTGGGGCATCTGCCGGTTTCACGAGGAGCTGTCGGTCCCTGCGGCAAATGCAAAAGCCGCGGCGGTCTTCGAAAGTTCCCGGCACGTCAATGTGGTCGTGCATGTGATGACCACGCTGACCGCGGTCATCGGCCTGGGAAACCTGCTGGCCTGGCTGTTCCGACGCATTGGCCAACCGGCCGTCATCGGCGAAGTGATCGCCGGGATCCTGCTGGGACCGTCCGTCCTCGGTGCGATCTCGCCGGAAGCCATGCACTGGTTCATTCCCGGCCCGGAGACCGATCCGCAGGGGCTGGTGGTGGCGGCATTGAACGTCGTGGCCCAACTGGGCATTGTGCTCTACATGTTCGTGGTCGGCCTGGAACTGAATCTGGAAAAAGTCGGTCGCAACGCCCACATTGCTGTGGCGATCTCTCATGCCAGTATCGTGCTGCCATTCGTGCTCGGCGGGGTTCTGGCGCTCTGGCTATACCCGGTCCTGTCCAGCAGCGACGTTCCGTTTACAAGCTTTGCGCTGTTCCTGGCCGTCGCAATGTCGATCACCGCATTTCCGGTCCTGGCGCGCATTCTGACGGACCGGGGGCTCGACAAATCCGATCTGGGAGTCATCGCTCTGAGTTGCGCTGCGGCCGACGACGTGACGGCGTGGTGGCTGCTCGCATTCGTCGTGGGCGTCGCTCAGGCACGGGTGGGAGATGCCGTGACGATTGCGGCTGCAACCGTGCTCTTCCTGGGGGTGATGATTGGCGTTGTACAGCCGCTGATCCGCAACTGGATCGCCTGGACCACACATTGCAAATCGGAGCTGCGCGCCGGGCCGCTGGTGCTGATTGGGCTCTTGATGGCCTCCCTCACCACGGAGATCATCGGCATCCATGCGGTGTTTGGCGCGTTTCTCTTCGGCTCCATGATTCCGCACGACAGCGCGCTGGCGAAATCGCTGACCAATCAACTGCGCATGGTGGTTACAGTCCTGTTCCTTCCGGCGTTTTTCGCAATTACCGGCATGAATACTCAAATCGGGCTGATCGTCGGAACGGATCGCTGGCTGATGTGCGCTGCGATCATTCTTGTCGCCACCATCGGCAAGCTGGGAGGCACCCTGGTGGCTTCCCGCGCCGTCGGGCTGGATTGGCGAACATCGGCCGCGCTGGGCATCCTGATGAATACGCGGGGCCTGATGGAACTGATCGTCCTGAATGTTGGCCTGTCGCTGAAAATCATTTCGCCCGAGCTGTTTGCCATGATGGTCCTGATGGCGCTGGCGACGACCCTGGCGACCGCGCCGATCTTGAGCCGACTTTCTCCAGCCGAACGTCCGTCCCGGAGTTGA
- a CDS encoding NAD(P)/FAD-dependent oxidoreductase, which produces MPSNAQQYDVVVIGGGPAGTTTATLIAQQGYRVVLYERDHFPRFHIGESLIPQTYWVLDRLKMLDKLKGSHFVRKYSVQFVTDKGRLSEPFYFCDHRPHESSQTWQVRRSEFDQLMLENAREQGVEAHEGARVHDVLFDGDRAVGVRVTLDGESASREVRAKVVVDATGQQSMLIGKLGLREWYPELKKAAVWTYWKGAFRDTGRDEGATIVLQVKDKKAWFWYIPLHDDVVSVGVVGGHDYLFRDRGTTDFEEIFFQEVARCPGVQPRIANAERCDIFRAQKEYSYRSRRAAGDGWVLVGDAYGFLDPLYSSGVLMALKSGQLAADSICTGLSKNDTSADQIGDWEPAFVRGVDRMQRLVMEFYNGFSFGRFVRRHPHLKDYVTDVLIGDVFKDDVDVLWPLMDEMRAEREQELATLAAARPVAAEAGSDE; this is translated from the coding sequence ATGCCTTCCAATGCCCAGCAATACGATGTCGTCGTGATCGGCGGCGGACCGGCAGGAACGACGACCGCGACGCTGATCGCCCAGCAGGGATACCGCGTCGTCCTCTACGAGCGCGACCACTTCCCTCGCTTTCACATCGGCGAATCGCTGATCCCGCAGACCTACTGGGTCCTCGATCGCCTGAAAATGCTCGACAAACTCAAGGGAAGTCACTTCGTCCGCAAGTACAGCGTGCAATTTGTGACCGACAAGGGCCGGCTGTCCGAACCCTTCTATTTCTGCGACCACCGGCCCCACGAATCCTCGCAGACCTGGCAGGTCCGCCGGAGCGAGTTTGACCAACTCATGCTGGAGAACGCCCGCGAGCAGGGAGTGGAAGCCCATGAAGGCGCCCGAGTCCACGACGTCCTGTTCGACGGCGATCGCGCCGTCGGCGTTCGCGTCACGCTCGATGGCGAGTCCGCCTCACGCGAAGTCCGTGCGAAAGTCGTGGTCGACGCCACCGGCCAGCAGTCGATGCTGATCGGCAAACTCGGCCTGCGCGAGTGGTACCCGGAACTGAAGAAGGCCGCCGTCTGGACCTACTGGAAGGGGGCGTTCCGGGATACCGGCCGCGACGAAGGCGCCACGATCGTCCTGCAGGTTAAGGACAAAAAAGCCTGGTTCTGGTACATCCCCCTTCACGATGACGTCGTCAGCGTCGGCGTGGTGGGAGGACACGACTACCTGTTCCGCGATCGCGGAACCACCGACTTCGAAGAGATCTTCTTTCAAGAAGTCGCCAGGTGCCCGGGAGTGCAGCCGCGAATCGCCAACGCCGAGCGCTGCGACATCTTCCGCGCCCAGAAAGAATACTCCTACCGTTCCCGCAGGGCGGCGGGCGACGGCTGGGTGCTCGTCGGAGACGCCTACGGCTTCCTGGATCCCCTGTACTCCTCGGGAGTGCTGATGGCGCTCAAGTCGGGACAACTCGCCGCCGACTCGATCTGCACCGGTCTGTCGAAGAACGACACGTCCGCCGACCAGATCGGCGACTGGGAACCGGCATTTGTCCGAGGCGTGGACCGTATGCAGCGGCTGGTGATGGAGTTTTACAACGGATTCAGCTTCGGCCGGTTTGTCCGACGGCACCCGCACCTGAAGGACTACGTGACGGACGTTCTGATCGGCGACGTGTTCAAGGACGACGTCGACGTGCTCTGGCCGCTGATGGATGAAATGCGGGCGGAACGCGAGCAGGAGCTGGCGACGCTGGCCGCTGCCCGGCCCGTTGCAGCGGAAGCCGGCAGCGATGAGTGA